The genomic segment gtggagcgccttggggcaactgtttgttgtgatttggcgctatataagaaaaaagttgattgattgattgattgaaacgcaTTTTAATGTTTTACACAGTTTTATATGCAATCAGCTGTAAATCTGATTAAGCTGATGGACTAAATTGGGCTCCAAGTAAATGTGCACAAATCCAACAAATAACTTATATTTTAGTCTAAGATTTGCCCAGTACACATTCACAAAAAGTAATGTAAAAGTTACCACATCAAGGCAGAGTTTGACATTAATGCCGTAGTCGGATGAACAGGATTGTTACTTCTGAGCACACATTTAAAAATCTGACTTTTCTTAAAGTCTCATGTGAAAGCAGCTGAAGAATAACTACAATTTTGATAACACATTCATGTTTTTACAAATGTGGGAAACTGAAACAAATCTCAATAAGGCACATGATATTtccttgacacacacacacactttaatttATTTGATATTTACTTCACATAAACATCTGTATTTTGTTGCAATGGTAGCAACATTTACTAATATCCCATTCTGCAAAAATAGCTTTTCTTCAATAGAATGCAATGAATTACCTGTTTCAATTAAACATGCTGTTATCATCAAGCAGAAAGATATGAATCATTAAAGAGAAATAAAACATGAGAAGATTCAAACCCCCTTTTTAAAAGAAAAGTTTCATCATAGCAAAAATTATTGCTGTGATATTTGTGTTCAAACTGCATCCTTGGCTGttcaagaatttaaaaaaaattaactaaaaCAAGAAGTACTGACTGTTTACATTATGATGTGACTCTTGCACTCGAATGTTTaacacaccacaaacacatacataaataataatatagAACCAGTACATTCTGTTGCACACACAGGTAATGAAAGTGTTCTGGATCCATATCAATAATGTCTGAAAAAAGTAATTGAAGGGTAGCACGGAACTGTGAAAATTCACAGTGTCAGTTAAAGACGTGGCTTATGAGTAAGTGCTTGGGATTTGGgggttttgaaggaaaaaaaaaatgcaatgtttgaaagCAAATTTTGCTTTTGGGGGGGGGTGAGGGGTGGGGGCACTACAAttcaaaagattttcattttgtttgttgcAACAGCCTCACCATGGagtacacacccccccccccaaaaaaaaataaaataaaaataaaactcaatTTTAGAATCTGATTGTTGGATTTGAATTTCTACTAGAGTATATTTAAACAAAGATGTTTAAGACTCTTAATTTTTGGAGATGTGTGGTTTTATCCTGCTCTGCCAGCTGCAGGAGCCGTCAGGCCTCTTGACGCAAATAGAACATTTTTCCTGTGAGCATTTTCTGCCGTTATGGTTCTGAACCAAGTAGTCCGTCCACAGGCACTCCATGTTGTGGCTGATCCCACACGGGGTGGAATTGCACAAAGTGATCTGAGAACAAGAGAAGACGTTGAGAGCAGCGGTTGAACTAATCGGACGGTTTAAAGTTCTGATTTTGGTCTTATGGCACATTTGAAGTATTTACCTTGCAGTCGCAGTTCTTTGAATATTGCCCACACAGGCCTTGTTTTTGGACAACAgtaatgctgtcccagagcaccatgaagccacaaaatgagaCATGCAGTCTCCCGTTTGATTCCAGGTTGCCTGACAATGAGGGGAACAGACATGAACACATACTGTCAGAATAATCCTAAACAAGGAAATCAGTTTGCCAAGAAGATGTCTTTGTATCATTTTTATTTCAGGCTCCAAAACTACAGGCGTGAGGGTATAAACTGGACACAGtgtcagtctatcgcagggccacttaTGGACAGAAACACACCCACAACTACAGtcactttaaagtttccaattcacctaacctgcctgtctttggaCGTGGAGGCCGGAGTgagcccacgcaaacacagggagacgaacatgcagagccaccagaCCAGGTGGGAAGAGATCGCAAGTCAAGTTATTTTGATTGTATCAAGTGGAAGAATGCATATAATTTTATGTCCACTGGCTGAGCATATAGggacgttattattattattttgaatgaattggtcaaaatttagaaaaatttaacattttacttTGTCAGATCTCAAGAATCTGGAAATAGAAATATGAATACAAATATTAAAATGATTCTTAATCCCAATGCAAAAATTTCAGACTGTAGTTCTGCATGATGCAATTCATTGTGAGATTTTATTTCCCCATCATTACATCTGCCATGGATGTAATAAACTCATTGGCGTTCATTTATCTGTCACTCCATTATATTTTCACTACTATTGTAGGCactccattatattttggaggtgatccagatcgacGGATGTCAGAAATCACTGATTGCTCTTGTCTTTGCATGTTTTCTTATCTACATTTTGCATGTGATTGTGTTTGTAATGTGGTCACAGTTTTACCTGAAATGACATAATCGCCTTCAGCTGGAGTCACTCCACACACAATAGAAGAGTAGAAGGCTGTGAATACCTGGTTCAGGTTAGGAGCTTTGAACAGCtgtcaattaaaaacaaaaaatacatttaaaggaAAATGCTGTTTATGCACGtatcaaatcatttcaaactgataAGATATGCAACATTCAGGAATGTACCTGGATCTGTGTAATACTGTACTTCTTCAGGTTGATTCCGAATGTGCTGTTTTCGTCTGGAACCTCTTGCTTACCCACAGTCGCCCTGATAACTGAAAAGAGAGACAACAAaccacaatgactaacagtcacTGCATCAATACAGAAATATCTCTATCTAATGTAGGCCCTGTGTCTCTATCTAAACAtccaacaccatcagcagcagcatgggggcaccacaggggacgTCCTGTCGTCCTTCCTGTTctcactctacacctcagacttcagatGCTGGTCAGAGTCCTGTCACCTGCAGAAGTTTTCGgacgactctgccattgtggtctGCGTCGGCACTGACCAGCACgccgagtacaggagtgtggtggacaggtttgtggggtggtgtggactcaaccacctgcagctcaacatatcagagatgaaggagctggtggtggacttcagaagatggaagACCCGTCCAAATCCAGTTACCATCAACGGaacagaggtggacattgtggattactacaagtacctgggtgtccacataataaaatggactggactgtaaacacgaaTGCTCTATAAGAAGGATCAATGCCAACTGTACGTCCTCAGgaagctcagatctttcaatgtttgAAGAACCaagctgcagatgttttatcattcggtggtctccagcgtcatcttctacACTGTAGTGTGCTCAGGCAGTGGGATGAAATCAGCAGACATGAACACACTCAATGAGTTCATCAAGAGAGCTGgccctgtcctgggggttgagctgaaaTATgcagtggaggtgtcagagaggaggatgctgaggaaactgctcagcatcctggacaacacctctcaCACCCtagatgccacactgatgtcctcccagagcaccttcagtcatagactgagaccaccgaggtgcaccacagaacaccacagattgtctttcctacctgtggcaatcagactgtataattcctcccccttctgcaggacggTTACGTAACAAACAGAGTTATTCATCttatgtgcaatattatcaaacatttttgtgcaatatatcttcaggtaatttagcttgaattttattttattattttagacACTACACTTGCTTTTTGTACTTGTATTCTAgttcactttttatttatttatttatttattagtttttgattttttttttttaactactaacactttctgtaattgtgtatattgaactaaacattgtttattgcttctgtactctggcaaagtAATTttcttgggataaataaagttgatttttatttttagaccatcacctcccctccctccACATTGAGTGGAATGTATGCAGCGGGGGCACGAAGATTTCTCAGGTGGGAAGGTAAATTGTTGATTAATCCATAGGTTGGTGAGTTTGATCATTATGCAACTAAAAGTGAAATGCTTGTTGATCTTTTCCAGCAGTACTCTTGGACCGTCAAGTAATTTATGACAGCATCATACAAAAAATGACCCGTGCGGTTGCCGAGCAACTCAACTGTCCAACTTCTCAGCTCCAAACTGGATTCCAGCTAATCTACTTTACTTTAGTGTAAAGACTGGACTACATGTGGACAAAGAACAGCTAGTCAAATAAACAGTGTGCATGATTTtaggttaataaaaaaaataagtcttgatatcataaatacacacacacacacacacttaaattgTTGACAGTGTAGATTATACAGTAGATGTTTTTTTGCATTATAATATGCATTATTCACAGAGGAAATGATGGTTTACTGGTGACAGACTGACCAGAACCTGTAAAATCATAAGTTTCATAAATGAAGTAAAGAGTGCAATTTTGTAACTGCTCACGTAATAAACGTGAGATTTTGCAATCTGGATTATGGTGCttgaaaaacaaagagaaaagaggaagaaaacaAACACATATGTAATTGCAGAGCAATGTACAACCAGCTTCCTCCTCCAGAAGCCACAaagtggtcaaaggtcaaaaatggaaaaaaaagaaaaaaaagtagatTTCTTCGGTCCCCCAGATAAAACCATTTGAATGTTGCCTCTCCTTTTTTTGGGACCGTATGTTGTATTGTGTTACAGGCAattcctttttttattattattattaactacgGCAAAGTTAACTCTGTCATTTCAGTTCACAAAACACGAAGCTGCTGGACAGACAAATTATGAACCATCTCTCTCCAACAGAATAAGAATCGATGCACACAGCGACGTGTGAAAGAAGTTCCTGTGAGCACTTACATACGCTTGTTTCAGCTCAGAAAAGGTAAATCTGGACCTCTGACTGCTATCGCAAGAGCAATGGGAAAATAGTAAAATCCCAAAGCATTCAAGTTACTTAAAACATAATAGATTTTTTTTCATCAGCGAGAGGCAGGATCTTCTTTCCACCCAAATGTCTTCTCGTGCCAACACATTAAAGCTTCTGTCAGCAAGATGCTGCACAAATTGACAAATATTTAGCCATTTCATCTTCCAAAGCTAATCCAGTGGAAAAAGAGAAGTTTTTGAATACGTCAGCTCCTCCTGAATACATCAGCTACTCACCCCACAGGAACCTGAGCAAAGAGCAGTTTAAGCAGTTGGACAAACTGGTGACTTTTGAGACTCGTTAGCTTAAGACCTGCATTGAACACAGCAACAAATAGTGTTTTTTGGGAGATAAAATAACTTTGTTGTGGCCTCTGACAAAGAATTGACTTGTGATTTATTAAAGAAGTCAAGAAATCTCTTCATTGGTCACACACAGGGGCATAACCCAGGAGTGCACTACATCACCCCTCATCCCCACCTCAATTAACGGTTATacctgtatatatacgaggtctcttagataataaaccgacccttttatttttttttttttaactatatggattttaatgacatgcgattacaccaatcatgcttgaaccctcgtgcgcatgcgtgagttttttcacgcgtgtcggtgacgtcatttccctgtgggcaggccttgagtgagatgtggtcccgccctctcggctgaattcctttgtttcacacgctgctcgagatggcgcgcgttgctttatcaaaattttttctggacctgtgaggaatatccgagtggacactattcgagaaattaagatggttttctgtgaaaagtttaacggctgatgagagattatggggtgtttctgtcggtgtaaggacttcccacggagcgggacgtcctgcagcgcttccaggcgctgtcgtcggcctgtttcgagctgaaaacatcctaatttaaggcttaattcacccaggacatcgtgagagaacagagaagattcagacgaggccggcatgaggaatttatgcggacattccactgtttaaggacatttttttaatgaaagacgtacgcgcaaattcgccgagtcgtttccgtgacgactcggcaaatctgtgtgcgccgcgacaggaaaaacacctccgtgttgaaaaccatttgtagaattcaggcggcttttaatggctttcaacaagtgagtaactgagaaattgtttaacagcttgggcatgttccaacttgcccattaagatttccaacggaggtgtttttcctgccgcgaccccccgcggtcgggtccagcccgacatgcgactctgcccgcacgttctttcattacaaaatgaccgttaacaatggaatgtccgaataaactccttctgaaagttctctgttctctgacgacttactgcgtcaacagagcctgaaatgtggaagttttcaacttgaaacggcgagacgctgccgcctcgaagcgcagatcgccgtcaggcgccgtggaccgtccttaaagcgacactaccagaccaaaatctctcatcagccgttaaaatttttaccgaaaaccagctgaatttattgaatggtgtccactcagttgtgccttacagttttgaaaaaatttttatcaaacaaagcaacagtctctgagccattcctaaacaatgaaaaaaatcgacgagcgggtggacgactcctcactcaaagactgcccacaggcgaatgacgtaaccgacaggcgtgaaaaaactctcgcatgcccacgagggttcaagcatgtctgatgtaatcacacgtgattcaaatccatatggtttttgaaaaaataataaggtcggatacttttctaatagacctcgtatatatatatatatatatatatatatatatatatattcaaaggaCGTAATCCTGTCCTGAGATGTCAACTCCACCAAGGCAGTGCTTATTAATGTgcacttttttttacaaaatgcTCCTATCCCAAGGTATCTTCCAATCGGTGTTTACATGTTACTCTGTGGATACAGAAGATACCCTTCAGCATTTGCATTGACCTGTAGAAAATGGCAATGGCATGATTTATAATTAAGGTTATGATTAGAGATCATTTTAAGAAGATTCACAATCCTTTGAAATTCACCTACTGCATCCTTATAGCTGTAAGGTAAAAAGATTGAGTTGAGCAGTTATACTAATTGCCATCCAAAGCCGACCAGAACCGTCCAGAACAGACCAGAGCAGTCCACACAATAATGGTTATTAATATAGtaataaaaaaatgcaattttttgccATCAGTTAAAGTAATCTTTATTTTCAACATCACTTTAATAGGCAGGAAATAAAATTATGTTAGCAGGGCCTTGAAGCTCACCTGGTTGAATAAAATATATGGGAGagtgaaaaaaaattaagaaattttcAAAATTTTCCCTATAAAATTAATTCATGTTTACCTAATCTTAGTATAATCCCTTACAGTGTCAGAGAACTCCGGGGATTATCCCTATCAAAGGAGGTGTGAAGTGTTCAGTCTAGAGCAGAGTTCAAGTTACACAAAGGTGTGAATGACTAATATTGATTTATACTGGGGTATACTGGGGTATATTAGGAGATCAAGATCAGACCAGAGCCGTCCAGAGCAGAAGGATATTATTATAATTTCGGTGCCGTATATATAAACCAGACAGGAAATATTGCCCTCTGGTCGGCCTCATATGTAGTGTGCTCTGTGCTCCAAATgttgtgttattattattgtattgtaACCTGATGAGATTTTTCCTGCCTGCTTACACTACAATATTATCCTCTGGTGTGCTCCATGCTCCTAAAATAGGTCATAGTTGgtgaatttgttgtgtgggccgctgaagaggaggtaccgctggcccaacaccagagggcgccctgcctgatggcgggcttcaggcaccagagggcgaagTGGCCTCGCAGGAGCAGCCTGGTACACcggtagtgacagctgtcactcatcctcacatCAACCAACCaacccataaaagccggacagcgactccacctccctgccgagaaatcagcttacccgacagctgtaacagggactagaaggagagagcatatctcacccatattggcctctcttcattggcttcctgttaattctagaatagaatttaaaattcttcttcttacttataaggttttgaataatcaggtcccatcttatcttagggacctcatagtaccatatcaccccaatagagcgcttcgctctcagactgcaggcttacttgtagttcctagggtttgtaagagtagaatgggaggcagagccttcagctttcaggctcctctcctgtggaaccagctcccaattcagatcagggagacagacaccctctctacttttaagattaggcttaaaactttcctttttgctaaagcttatagttagggctggatcaggtgaccctgaaccatcccttagttatgctgctatagacttatagactatagactgctggggggttcccatgatgcactgagtgtttctttctctttttgctctgtatgcaccactctgcatttaatcattagtgattgatctctgctcccctccacagcatgtctttttcctggttctctccctcagccccaaccagtcccagcagaagactgcccctccctgagcctggttctgctggaggtttcttcctgttaaaagggagtttttccttcccactgttgccaagtgcttgctcacagggggtcattttgacagttggggtttttctgtaattattgtatggctttgccttgcaatatgaagcgccttggggcaactgtttgttgtgatttggcgctatataaataaaactgattgattgattgatttctagaCATCCACTATACACCTAAATACCAAAGATCACTctcaaagatcatttgtaatattCCACTTTTtaataagattgttttcaggtcataataataataataataaaatattaaccctcaaagatcatatgtaatattctgctttttaataagattgttttcaggtcataataataataataataaaatattaaccctcaaagatcatatgtaatattccgctttttaataagattgttttcaggtcataataataataataataataataaaaaaaatattaaccctcaaagatcatatgtaatattccgctttttaataagattgttttcaggtcataataataatcattataaaatattaaccctcaaagatcatatgtaatattccgctttttaataagattgttttcaggtcataataataataattataaaatattaaccctcaaagatcatatgtaatattccgctttttaataagattgttttcaggtcataataataataattataaaatattaaccctcaaagatcatatgtaatattctgctttttaataagattgttttcaggtcataataataataaaaaaaatattaaccctcaaagatcatatgtaatattctgctttttaataagattgttttcaggtcataataataataataataataataaaatattaaccctcaaagatcatatgtaatattccgctttttaataagattgttttcaggtcataataataataataataataataataataaaaatattaaccctcaaagatcatatgtaatattccgctttttaataagattgttttcaggtcataataataataataataataaaaatattaaccctcaaagatcatatgtaatattccgctttttaataagattgttttcaggtcataataataataataataataaaaatattaaccctcaaagatcatatgtaatattccgctttttaataagattgttttcaggtcataataataataattataaaatattaaccctcaaagatcatatgtaatattccgctttttaataagattgttttcaggtcataataataataattataaaatattaaccctcaaagatcatatgtaatattctgctttttaataagattgttttcaggtcataataataataataatcataatgaacCGGGCTGAGGCGGTTTGGTAACTTTCAGCCGGGCACCGAGCCGCAGCACAGCGGCCCCCCGCCCGCCTGCTGCACACGAAGCTGGTCGTAGTAGTAGCCGTTATATCCGATGGTGGTGCCGCCCAGAGGCTGGACCCCGGCGGCGGAGGGGCCACACGTGGACGAGTAGAGTCCGCTGTAGTCGGCGTACAGAGAGTCCGTGAGGCCGGCGGGCAGAACCACCGGGCCGCTCCGGTGCAGCAGCAGCGGCTGAacttgggagggccggcccacgcacgtctaaatgttaagcggcccaccgggcaaatgcccaaaatcacagattaccagtccgagcctgaTACCAATTGTTGTTATTGCTGCCATGCGTATTTGAAGATGTTCTTTAAATGATAATAACTGAGGTCAGAAGGGGTACAGACCAGATGCCAATTTCAACACTATCAAGATCAAGGGACGATGACGTCATCAGCGTGCGACACCTTTTGCTAAAACGCAGAGCCGGGTTGATCAACAAATACCATGATTTTTACGTGATCCActcaccttttcttttttttttttctctactgtGGACTTAAAGGCGTCCGGATTCCCCTCGCTATATTTTTGGCGGGTGCTTGCTGCAATTAGCCCATTATTCGAAGTACCTTTTCACTTCGACTACTACAAGCAAACTCACTCTCATCATGCAGCGGGACAAGCGCACCTCGGGGGAATCTAAACAATCGGCGTCTGGTGATAATATCAAAGACACAGTAAGCAAGCAGATGGATGTACTTTTCCAAGACAGTGACTTCAttggcaaaatcacaaaaatatTGGTGGATTCCCTGATCGAACCAATCAAGAGAGCCATCACCGACTCCATTATAGAGTCGGTTAGAGACTCTCTGAAATATGAATTGCAAAACACGGTCGATAAACTGGATAATTTAGCAAAAAATACAGTGACATTGAGGACACCCTGGATGAGCAAGAACAGTATTCGAGGCGAAACTGTCTTGTAGTGTTCGGGGTCCCGGAAAATGACTGTAAAAACGTAAACGAAGTTGTCATGAGTGTCCTGAAAAACAACCTCAACATAGCAGTGCAACCTGACGATACTGATAGAACCCATCGCCTCGGACCCAGAAACATCAAACGGGATAAACCACGAGGAATCATCGTCAAGTTCGCCCACTATAACCTCTGAGACAAAGTTTACAGGGCGAAGAAACAGTTGAAGGGGAAAAGCCCGAAGATGCACATTCTGGAGAGTTTGACTGCTAAGCGGTCAAAACTTCTGGGTGACTTACGCAAAAAGTACAAGGATGAACTTGCCGCGAGCTGGACGCAGGATGGGCGTCTGTACTTGCTCATGAATACAAACCAGCGGCATGTCATCAACAAGTTATTGGATGGTAAGAAGCTGTGCTTTCACTGATCCTTGGCAAGAGACTACTTTTGGAAAGTACCATTTATGGACCATATGTACGACCTCGTGAGTAATTGATCCATTGAATATATTCATAAATTAACTGTATAGAAGTTGATCCTTGATCCTGCGTTTGTTGTGGTTTTTATTTGACTGTTTTCACATTAATTGTTCTGAGTGTAACTGTCTGTTCGTGTGCGCGCGCCCCCCCTTCTCTCTTGCGCACACTCTATTTTAGTGAAATAGTCGTTGATTTTTAGTTTAGATTAGAATAGACTAGATTTAGATTTGATAAATAATGGCACAAATAGATAGTATTATTTTACAAATGTACACATCATTTTCTTGTATTATGTATTAATTTTTAGTCTATGGGTTTCGatgacataataacaaataaaattgattgtgAAGTACTTGACCAGCtttgttttgaaaaaataaactgtaaaagaTTTGCACCTGATGAACTAAAAGATATAACCATTAACCAAAATCATGCTTTTTCATTACTACTTTTAAACACGAGAAGCCTAAGTAGGCACTATGATGATCTGCAGTCTTTGTTGGCCAGCCTTGATCATAAGCCTGATATCATAGCATGTAGTGAAACATGGCTCAATCATAAAATATGTACAGACATCCTCAACCTTGATGGATATGCTCTTTTTTAACAAAAACAGAGTTGGCAGAACTGGTGGAGGTGCTTGTTTATATGTAAATCTTGTTCACTCAGTGAGTACTCGTGATGATCTATTTATTAATGATGGTCACTCAGATTCCCTTTTTCTTGAACTTAATATCAAAAATTGCAAAAATATAATCGTAGGAGTGATCTATCGTCCCCCAGACTCTGACTTAAACAAATTTATGGGAAATTTAGATGAATTATTAAATTGTATTAATGATTATAacaaaaactgttttattcttggaGATTACAATATAAATTTAGCTAAAGGCAGTTCAGAGAAAAATGATTTCTTAAATACATTATATTCTGCCTCTTTTTATCCcacaataaatatatatactaGAGAAAAAGACTCTAGTAAGTCTATTATTGACAATATCATCACTAATATTCATAACACTAATTTTATTTCAGGAGTAATTCTCTCTGATATTACTGATCATTTTCCAATCATTCTTTTTATAGATCTTAAAATTAGTAAAAAACAAACCTCTTAGTAAAATAAAAGCAAAGGTATTAACTAACAAAAATTTATGTAAACTGTCAGAGCACCTAAAAGGTAAATCATGGGACATGGTGTATCAGTGTAATTGTCCTGATGCTGCGTATAATATTTTAATTCAGGAATTATCTAGCAGTATTAATTTGTGCATACCTGATAAAATAATAAAACGAcattcaaatgaaaaaaaaatctggcttaCAAAAGGAATAATGActtcaattaaaaagaaaaatattttgtaTAAGAAATACATAAAAGATTCAactgcagaaaacaaaaacatatacacaAAGTATAGAAATAAACTGACTAAATTAATTCGAAAGAGTAAACATAATCACTACACTGAGCTTATCAAGGCTTCTCGTGGAGATCAGAAGCAAAGCTGGAAAGTGCTCAATGAAGTCCTCAGCCGTGGTCATAAAACAAACATCCTCCCTGACACCACAGTCTTGCAAAATCCAATCAATGTTTCCAGTGATTGTCACCTTGCTAattgttttaatgattactttagtACTATAGGTGAGTCCTTGTCTAAAAAAAATTAGCCCACAAGGGGGCAGTATCTACCAGCAGTATCTAAATGGGAACTATCCCAACTCTTTTTTCCTTTCACCAACTGACAAATCCGAAGTTGCCAAAATTATGTGTATGAAAAGCTCCCAAACTGTAGGAGTAGACAATGTATGtagtaaaattttaaaattcataGTCAATTACATTGTAGATCCATTAGTATACTGCATTAATCTATCACTTTTGAATGGAGTGGtaccaaaaatgacaaaaatagctAAAATTATACCAattttcaaatctggtgacaaaaatGATCTTCAAAATTACTGCCCCATTTCAATTCTGCCAAcaatttcaaaaattttggaaaaaaatgtgCATAAAAGACTTAGTGACtacttaaataaatataatatactCTC from the Thalassophryne amazonica chromosome 16, fThaAma1.1, whole genome shotgun sequence genome contains:
- the LOC117528621 gene encoding metalloproteinase inhibitor 2-like, with translation MPWTVKTCFVTLIVLFLWRDGEVAEACSCVVAHPQKHFCDADVVIRATVGKQEVPDENSTFGINLKKYSITQIQLFKAPNLNQVFTAFYSSIVCGVTPAEGDYVISGNLESNGRLHVSFCGFMVLWDSITVVQKQGLCGQYSKNCDCKITLCNSTPCGISHNMECLWTDYLVQNHNGRKCSQEKCSICVKRPDGSCSWQSRIKPHISKN